From Nocardia sp. NBC_00416:
CCAGCACCGGGGTGACCAGCGCGGTGACCGACCACTGCAGTCCACGCGCGCGGCGCGCGTCGGCGACCTCCCGCACGATTTCCGCGAGCACCGGCACACAGCGAATGGCCAGCGCGAGCAGCAGCCCGATACGGTCCGGGTCGACGCCGACCCGGCGCAGCGGGCCGAGCGCCCGGGTGACGGCGTCCAGCATCTCGGTGACCCGGGTGGTCAAGGTGACCAGCGCGGCGAGCGCGACGGAGAGCAGGAGCAGCCCGCACACCACCACCGCGCGGGCGGGCGAGGTCGTGAACACCTGTACGACACCGATGATCGCCAGCATCCACACCACCGGTCGCAGCTGCGCGAGCGCCGTACGCCACGGGATCCGGGCCAGCGCGAACAGTCCGGCCGCGACGACGGCGAGCACCAGAAGCTGCGGCGGGGTCCGCACGAAAACCGTCGCCGCCGTGATGGTCACCAGCAGCAGCACCAGCTTCACGGCGGCCGGAGTCCGGTGCACGATCGAGTCCCCGGGACGGTAGAGACCGATCACCCGACCAGCTCCCGGTAGGCGGGGACCGCCGCGGCCGGGTCGCCGTCGAAGGCCACCGCCCCGCCGTCGATGACGATCACGCGCTCGAAGCTGTCCAGCAGCGACAGCTGATGGGTCACCACGATCACCTGCTGATCGACGGAGTCCAGCGCACGGGCGACCATCCGGGCGTTGCGCAGGTCCAGCAGGGTGGTCGGCTCGTCGGCCACGATCACCTCGGGCCGGCGGATCAGTACCGCGCCAAGGGCGAGCAGTTGCTTCTGCCCACCCGACAACAAGTGCGACGGATGTTCAGCGTGTCCGGCGAGGCCGAAACGCTCCAGCGTCTCGCGCACGCGATCGGCGACCTCCGGTTTGCTCAGTCCGGTCCGACGCAGTGAGAAGGCGAGATCCTCGGCCACCGTCGGCATGACGATCTGCGTATCGGGGTCGGTGAACACGAAACCGACCTTGCGCCGGACCCGGCCGCCCTTGCGGGAGGCGTCCAGACCGTCGACGGTGACGGTGCCGGAGGTCGGGGTGAGCAGACCGTTGATCATGCGGGCCAGCGTGGACTTCCCCGAGCCGTTGGCGCCGATGACGCCGACCCGGCGTTCACTGATCCGGAGGTCGATCTCACGCAGCACTCGCCGTTCGCCGAACGAATGGCTCACTGCCTCGAAGACGATCTCGCTCACGCCACCCGCTCCACGAGTACCGCGATGCCCTGACCGCCGCCGATCGCGCAGGCCGCGAGACCGAGCGACGGACCGCCCGGGCGCAGCATCTGGCTCGCCAGCCGGACGAGCAGTACCGCGCCCGAGGCGCCCCACGGATGACCCATCGCTATCGCGCCGCCTTCCGGGCAGATCAGGGATTCGTCCAACTCCAGTTCGTCCGCGACGGCGAGCACCACGGACGCGAACGCCTCGGTGATCTCCACGACCTCGAGGTCGGCGACGCGGCGCCCGGCCCGGCGCAGTACCGAGCGGATCGCGGGCACCGGCCCGAGGCCGGGCAGGGCCGGATCCGATCCGGCGACGGCCGAGCCCACGATACGCAGCGCGGGCAGTCCGGCGGCGCGGTCCTCGGTGGTCACCGCCACCACCGCCGCACCGTCGGAGATACCGCAGGAATTGCCTGCTGTGGCCGTGCCCGCCGCCCCGAAACTCGGACGCAACCGGGCCAGGCGCGCCGCGGTCATCCCCGGACGGACACGGGCGTCGCGCGCGACCGCGCCCACCGGCACGATCTCCGCCGTGAAATCCGCGGCCGCGGCGAGAGTGTGGGAGCGGGCCGCGTACTCGTCCTGTCGCTCCCGGCCGATACCGCGCACTCGTGCGAGGTCGTCGGCGGCGACACCCATATCGGGGTCGGGAAATCCGGCGGGCGCGAACGGCGCGCGGGTGTACCGCACGGGGTCGGCGCCGGGGGTCGGCGGCCAGTACCGCCACGGCGCGGTACTGGCCGATTCGGCTCCACCCGCCAGGATCAGCTCGTCGACGCCGCTGCGGACGCGCAGTGCGGCCTGCATCACCGCGTCCAGGCCGGAACCGCATTGACGGTCCACGGTGACGCCGGGAACCTCCACCCCCAGGCCGGCCCGGAGCGCCGCCACCCGCGCCAGATCGCCGCCCGGGCCGAGACAGTTGCCGAGGACGACGTCGTCGATCCCCTCGTAGATACCCGCCTCCCGCAGCGCCGACACCGCGGATTCCAGTACGGGCGCGGCCAGATCCGCCACGGTGAGCGCGGCGAACCCGTGCCCCGCGGTGCCGATCGGGGTGCGCCGTGCCGCGACGAGTACCGGAACCGGATTCATGCCAGCAAGTCTTTCAACCTGCCGCGAGCGATCTTCCCGGCGGAGGTGGTGGGCAGTTCCGCGAAGGTCACCCAGCGGCGCGGCATCGCTTCCTTCGCCAGGATCCCCCGCGCCCGCCGCCGGACGTCGTCGACCTCGACACCATCCAATTGCACTGCTGCCGTGACAGTTTCACCGAATACCTCATGAGCGGACCCGACCACGGCGGCAGCCACGACACCGTCGATATCGCTCAGCACGCGCTCCACGTCCTCGGCGACGACACTGGTGCCGCCGACATTGATCACCGCCTCACCCCGGCCGTGAACCGTCAACTCGCGGTTGTCCCCCAGCTCGGCCAGATCACCCACGCAGCACCAGTCCGGCGCGCCGAGCACCGTGTACGGCGAGCGCACGTAGAGCAGCCCGCCGCGGATCTCGGCGTCCACGTCGTCCAGCAACCGCAACGGCGCCGGGACCGCACGGGCGGCGACCAGCGAGACCTCGGAGGATCCGTAGTACTCGACCACACGAAGATGCCCGGCGGCCGCCAGCGCGCCCGGGTCCGGTCCGATCCCCGCGATGACGGCGGTACGCAGCAATGGCGCGGTGCGTACGATCTCCCGCAGTTTCGCGGGCACGGCGTGCACGACGGTCGCCGACGCCGGATCGTCGGTGACGCACGCACCGCACCACAGCGCGTGCAGGGCGCCGAACAAGTGCATGGTGGCGTGCAACGGACCCGTGAGCAGTACCCGGTCGGCGGGTGTCACGCCGGTGATCGCGGTGAACGCGGGAAAGCTGTCGTACCAGGACGCGGCCGTACGCGCGAGGGGCCGCGGCCGCCCGGTCGACCCGGAGGTGGCGACCAGCAGGAACGCCGCGTGCGGCGGCTCGGACCGGGCCGGCCGGGCAGCCGGGTCCTCGACGGTGACGGGCATCCCGCGGCGCGCGGCCGCGCACACGCAGACCAGGGCGTCGGCGAGCGGCAGCGCGGACGCGTCGTAACCGCCCGCGCCGGGTTCGTAGCGGTCGATCCAGCGATCGAGCTCGGCGTAGCTGTGGACGCGCCCGCCGATCGCGAGCGCGGGCGCCGCACCGGCGCCCCCGAGTTCACGACCGGGCACTGATGAGTCCCGGATAGGCGCGGTGCACACCCTTCGCCACCACCGTCGCGACCACCACTTTGAGCAGGTCACCGGGCAGGAACACCCCGTTGGAGGTGAGGGCGGGCCAGAGGCCGATATCGGTGCGCAGGAGCAGTCCGAGGGTGCCGAAGAAATAGATCACGACGATCCCGCCGACGGCATTGATCAGCAATGCGGGCACCAGCGGATATTTCGGCACGATCCGGGCGGTGAGCAACCCGATGAACAGCGTCGCGGGGATCCAGCCGATCAGGTACCCCGCGCTCGGACCCGCCAGTGCGGTCAGCCCGGTCCGCCCCCCGGACAGCAACGGCAGGCCGATGAGTGTGAGCGCGATGAACACCGCGACGGCGGCGGTGCCCTTGCGCGGGCCCAGTACCGCCCCGGCCAGGATGACCCCGAGCGTCTGCACGGTGATCGGTACACCGCTGAAACCCACGGTGATCGCACCCGGCAGTCCGAGCGCCGCGATCAGCGCGGCGAAGACCGCGATCTGCGCCATCTCCCGCGCCGTCACGCGGTTCCGCGGCGCCCGCGCGTCCTCGACACCGTTCATGACGCCATCCTTCGCGATACCCAGCTTGAACGTCGTTCAAGATAGCAATGCCCCCGGGCGCACCCGCCACCCAGGTCGCCACGATCGCCGGAGCGCCTATCGTGCCTGTCATAGAAGGGACGAGCACAGCAGAGGGCGGTCACCGCGGCGCGATCCCGCCCGACGCGCCGGCACCCGACCGGCGGAACAGCCTCTGAGGTGCCGGAAAGGACCAGGATGACGCAGGCGCGCTCGACCGCCACCCACTGGGGAAACTTCCTCCTCGGCCCCGGTTCCGACGGGACGCTGTCCGTCACACCGGCGGACGGGGATCCACACCCCTCGCCCATCGGCCGGTCGCTGACCTCGGTGCAGGACCCGGACCACCGGATCGCCCGGCCGGCTGTCCGGCTCGGCTACTACCGGGATCGCACGGGCAGCGACACCTCCCGGCGCGGCCAGGAGCCGTTCGTCGAGGTCGGCTGGGACGAGGCCCTCGATATCGCCGCCGACGCCCTGCGCTCGGCACGCGAGGCCGGGGGCGACCGGTCTATCTACGGCGGCTCCTACGGATGGTCCAGTGCCGGGCGGTTCCACCACGCACAGGGCCAGATCCATCGCTTCCTGCAGATGTCGGGCGGCTACACCGCATCGGTCGACTCGTATTCGTTCGCCGCGGCGGAGGTCCTCATCCCGCATGTGCTCGGGACGAACGCCTACTTCGCGGCCGGGCAGGCGCCCACGACACGCGAGATCACGCGACACTGCGCCCGCATCGTGTTCTTCGGCGGGGCGCCGCGGCGCAACACCCAGGTCAATCCCGGCGGCGTAGGGGCGCATCCGTCCCTCGACGGGCTCGCGGCGTTACGCGCGGGCGGCGTCGATATCGTCCATATCGGACCCGTCCGCGACGATGCCGATCCGGCTCCCGCCGCCCGCTGGATCCCGTGCCGCCCGCACAGCGATGTACCGGTCATGCTCGCCATGGTGCACACCCTGCTCACCGAGGAACTGCACGATCGCGCGTTCCTCGACCGTTACTGCACGGGTTTCGACCGGTTCGCCGACTATGTCACCGGCCGCACGGACGGCGAACCGAAGACACCGGAGTGGGCAGCCGCGCTGTCGCTGGTACCGGCGCACGAGATTCGCGATCTGGCCCGGCTCATGGCACGCGAGCGCTGCCTGATCGGGCTCACCTACTCCCTCCAGCGGGCCGAGCACGGTGAGCAGACCTATTGGGCCGCATGGGCGCTGGCCGCCGCGCTCGGCCATATCGGACTGCCCGGCGGCGGTGTCCTGATGGGCGCCGCGGTGGGAATGAACCACGATATGCAGCGCCGGTATGTGCCCTTCGGGGTCGGTTCCTTCCCGCAGCCGGGCAATCCGGTGACCGACGTCGTTCCGGTGGCACGCCTCGCCGAGATGCTCGAACACCCCGGCGGGACAGTCGATTACAACGGCCGGACCCTCACCTATCCGGAGATCGAGCTCATCTATTGGGCCGGGGGCAATCCGTTCCACCATCATCAGGACCTGAATCGGCTGCGGCGCGCATGGGCCCGCCCGCGGACCGTGATCGTCAACGAGATCAGCTGGACCGCCACGGCCCGGCTGGCCGATATCGTCCTGCCCACCACCGCGGCCCAGGAGCGCGAGGATTTCGCCGGAGGACGATCCGACCACTGGTTCACTCCCATGCACCAGGTCCTGCCGCCCTACGAGCAGGCTCGCGACGACTACGCGATCTTCAGCGCCCTCGCCGACCGCCTCGGCTTCGGCGGGCGATTCACCGAAGGGCGCACCGCCCGGCAATGGGTGGAACAGCTGTGGCGCCGAACCGTCGACAACGCGGCCGGCGCCGGAATCCAGCTGCCCGGCTACGACGAGTTCCGCTCCGGCCCACCGCTGGACCTGCGTCGATCACTCCCCGAGGGCGAACACTTCCTGGAACTGTTCCGCGCCGACCCGGACCGCCATCGGCTGAACACTCCGTCGGGACGCATCGAGATCTTCTCCCCCACCGTCGCCGGATTCGGTTACGCCGACTGCGCGGGCCACCCCGCCTGGTATCCGCCTGCCGAATGGCTGGGCAGCCCGCGCGCCCGCCGCTACCCCTTGCACCTGCTCTCGCATCAGCCCGCGACCCGGTTGCACAGCCAACTCGACTACGGGGTCACCAGCCGGGAATCCAAGATCCGCGACCGCGAACCGCTGCGCGTACACCCCGACGACGCCGCGGCGCGGGGCCTGCGGGACGGGGATATCGCGCGCGTGTTCAACGACCGCGGCGCGCTCCTGGCCGGCGTAAGGCTCTCCGACGCAGTGCATCCCGGCGTACTGCACATGGCCACCGGCGCCTGGTACGACCCGCTCGACCTGCCCGACGGCACGACCCTGGACGTGCACGGCAACCCGAATTCGGTGACCAACGACATCGGTACGAGTTCCCTGACCCAGGGGCCGTCCGCAAACAGCTGCCTGGTCGAGGTCGAGCGCTACGAGGGCGAACTCCCCCCGTTGCGTGTACACACTCTCCCGCCCATGACAACCTGCCCGTTCGAGTAGACGGCGGCACCGAACCCGGGCGAGTGGCACCGCCCGGCGCGAGAAAGGGCGCAAGGAACGCGCCCGTGCCCAGAATCAGCGCCGTGACACCGCCGCGCAGCACCCACAACACGAAAGTCGTGCCGTACAGACCGGTTCCGAAGGTGTTCAGCACTGAGGCCGACAGGATCGTCCGAACCTGGTGTCGTCGGCCACACTTTTGGCCGCACTCGCGGAATCGGCCAGAAACGACAATCGCCCCTCATCCGCTTTCAGCAGGTGAGGGGCGATTTCTCGGTGTGGTCCCAGCTGGTTTCGAACCAGCGACCTTCCGCGTGTGAGGCGGACGCTCTCCCGCTGAGCTATGGGACCGAGGCGAATTGTTCGGGGAGATTTTCGAAGCCCTCCGAACGAGTACGAACCTTAACACGCACCACCCGGGCGCCACCAAATCGCCCGGTTGTCGTTCGCGCCCGGACCGATCTTCGGCAGAACTCGGCGTCGGGAGCCGCATCCGCCGCCGTACTCCGCCTATCGTCCGCCTACTTCACGGTACGAATGACACGCATGTAGTTTCGGTGCCACTACCAGGCGATTTGTAGGTTTCGCCGAACGTCGGCTAATGTTCTGTCTCGCACCACGGAGGACCAAATGGCCCCCGGGATGCAATGCGGATGTAGCGCAGCTGGTAGCGCATCACCTTGCCAAGGTGAGGGTCGCGGGTTCGAATCCCGTCATCCGCTCGAGAGGTAGGGCCAGGCGCATAGAATGCCTTCCCCCTTTGCGCGGTGGAGTGGCCGAGTGGTGAGGCAACGGCCTGCAAAGCCGTGCACACGGGTTCGATTCCCGTCTCCACCTCGCGCGATTAGCTCAGCGGGAGAGCGCTTCCCTGACACGGAAGAGGTCACTGGTTCAATCCCAGTATCGCGCACCAGAGTAGACAGTTCAGAGGCACTTTCCGAGAAATCGGAAAGTGCCTCTTCTGCTGTCGAGACCGAGAACGGCAGCCGTGGCCCTACAGGGCGTAGCGGAGGATGCCCGCGGCCTGCGCACCGTCGGGCAGGTCGGCGGCGCGTACGGCCAGCACCCGACCACCCGTGAGCAGGACACGACGGCTGATCTCGTCCAGGATTCCGGGAGCGTCCGTCGCCGTCGGCTCGCCGAACGTGACCGCGCCGTCGGCGGAGATCGAACCGGGCACCGAGGCGTCCATATCGACCAGCAGTGTGTCGACGGCGCCGGCCGACGCCGCCCTGGCGAGATCGGAGATATCGGTGGCGCCCCGGCCCTCGCCGCGACGTTCGTTCAGCAGTTCGACGAGCTGGGCCAGGTGCAAGGCGTAGTGGCGGTCCAGGATCTCCCGGGAGCGATCGGCGAGCTCCTGATCGGAAGCACGTTCCGGGTTGCCGGGGATGCTCTCCTCGAGCAGATTGTCGTAGCTGTTCACCGACCGGAACAGGGCGTCGATCGGCTCGGTCGCCGCGAGGATCAAGGGGACGTGGCGCCCGGCCAGGAAGTCGCGTAGTTCGGTGTCGATGGCGCGGGCGTACTGACGGACGCGCATCTTGCGGCCCTCCTCGCCTTGTACGCGACGTTTCGGCGCACGGTCGCCGAGGCCCGCCTTGCCCGCGTGGTCGGCCGCACTCGCCGGCAGACCGGGTACTCGCACCGTGTACGCCGGTTTGTCGGCGGTGACCTCCACCAACCGCACGCCGCCCTCGGCGAGGGCGAGGACGAACGCCGACTGGGGGAAGGTCACCACACGGAGGAGGCGTTTCAGATAGAAGCGCTCGCCCACCGTAGCGGAGGCGTTCAGCTGGTTGGGCACGCGGTAGGTGCGGATACGCGTCGGGGTCGCGAGGGTGACCAGGGTGCGAGATTGGTATCGCCAGAACTCGGCGTCGTCGATGTGGAGGTCGAACTCCTCCTCCAGCGCCGCGCGCGCTTCGGGATCGGTGACGGAGTCGAGTGCGCGCCGGACCTGGTCCCAGAACGCGATGCGGTTCTGGTCGGGGTTGGCGGAATCCGACTCGGTGGGGGTGTAGATCGAGACGCACCAGTCGTCGGTCGCAGCGGCGAGTGCTTCGATCTCGCCGCGGGTCGGGATATCGGTGTGCAGCACGAAATCCTCCACATCTGTCGGTCGGATCGGTGCGCCGATATCCGGTGGAACCGGGCCGGGATTTCGGCGGCAGGCTCGCCTGAACGAGTACTTCGGGACGCTCGGATCGTGGCTTTGTACCGCCCCAGCATACTGTCGGCAAACGATAATGGATCACCGAACCGCGGGCCGGCGGCCCGCGTCGCCACGTTCGGGCCGCCCGCCATCCGGACCATCGGGGCGCTTCCACGGGAAGCCACGCGGGCGTGAACGGGATCCCTGGCCGAGATCCGGGAGCGGACCGGCGCCGCGGCCGATTCGGGCGATCGGGACCACGACGCGCCGGGACGCTGCGGAACGCGCGTTCGCCGAGCATGCCGGTCGAGGGACCGAGCCGCCTATCGTTGTGCACGTGCAGGCGAACAGCCGAACCAGAGGAGAGGCGGCCGCTGTGTCATTGCAGGACGGGAAGCAAGCCGCGCACCGCGCTCTGGTGGACCGGGTCCTGCACGGCAAGGGCAGGTCCACGCCGGACCAGCGCGCCCACGCCTTCCACAACACCGATATTCCGCCGCCGTTGCACGCGCTCATCCACAAGGTCGTCACGGCGCCGACTCAGGTGACCGACGCCGACTTCGCGGCGGCCGAGGCATCGGGATACAGCGAGGACCAGCTCTTCGAACTGGTGATATCCGCCGCGGTAGGCCGGTCGGCCCGGCTGTACGACGCGGGACTGGCGGCGTTGGCCGAAGCGGCCGGCAGCGAGGAGACCGAATAGTGCGACTCGACATCCTCGACCACGGTTACCGTCCCGCAATCACCTTGCTGTTCCTGATCATCCGGCTGTTCTCCGGGCGGCC
This genomic window contains:
- a CDS encoding molybdopterin-dependent oxidoreductase, translating into MTQARSTATHWGNFLLGPGSDGTLSVTPADGDPHPSPIGRSLTSVQDPDHRIARPAVRLGYYRDRTGSDTSRRGQEPFVEVGWDEALDIAADALRSAREAGGDRSIYGGSYGWSSAGRFHHAQGQIHRFLQMSGGYTASVDSYSFAAAEVLIPHVLGTNAYFAAGQAPTTREITRHCARIVFFGGAPRRNTQVNPGGVGAHPSLDGLAALRAGGVDIVHIGPVRDDADPAPAARWIPCRPHSDVPVMLAMVHTLLTEELHDRAFLDRYCTGFDRFADYVTGRTDGEPKTPEWAAALSLVPAHEIRDLARLMARERCLIGLTYSLQRAEHGEQTYWAAWALAAALGHIGLPGGGVLMGAAVGMNHDMQRRYVPFGVGSFPQPGNPVTDVVPVARLAEMLEHPGGTVDYNGRTLTYPEIELIYWAGGNPFHHHQDLNRLRRAWARPRTVIVNEISWTATARLADIVLPTTAAQEREDFAGGRSDHWFTPMHQVLPPYEQARDDYAIFSALADRLGFGGRFTEGRTARQWVEQLWRRTVDNAAGAGIQLPGYDEFRSGPPLDLRRSLPEGEHFLELFRADPDRHRLNTPSGRIEIFSPTVAGFGYADCAGHPAWYPPAEWLGSPRARRYPLHLLSHQPATRLHSQLDYGVTSRESKIRDREPLRVHPDDAAARGLRDGDIARVFNDRGALLAGVRLSDAVHPGVLHMATGAWYDPLDLPDGTTLDVHGNPNSVTNDIGTSSLTQGPSANSCLVEVERYEGELPPLRVHTLPPMTTCPFE
- a CDS encoding AMP-binding enzyme, with protein sequence MPGRELGGAGAAPALAIGGRVHSYAELDRWIDRYEPGAGGYDASALPLADALVCVCAAARRGMPVTVEDPAARPARSEPPHAAFLLVATSGSTGRPRPLARTAASWYDSFPAFTAITGVTPADRVLLTGPLHATMHLFGALHALWCGACVTDDPASATVVHAVPAKLREIVRTAPLLRTAVIAGIGPDPGALAAAGHLRVVEYYGSSEVSLVAARAVPAPLRLLDDVDAEIRGGLLYVRSPYTVLGAPDWCCVGDLAELGDNRELTVHGRGEAVINVGGTSVVAEDVERVLSDIDGVVAAAVVGSAHEVFGETVTAAVQLDGVEVDDVRRRARGILAKEAMPRRWVTFAELPTTSAGKIARGRLKDLLA
- a CDS encoding energy-coupling factor ABC transporter ATP-binding protein gives rise to the protein MSEIVFEAVSHSFGERRVLREIDLRISERRVGVIGANGSGKSTLARMINGLLTPTSGTVTVDGLDASRKGGRVRRKVGFVFTDPDTQIVMPTVAEDLAFSLRRTGLSKPEVADRVRETLERFGLAGHAEHPSHLLSGGQKQLLALGAVLIRRPEVIVADEPTTLLDLRNARMVARALDSVDQQVIVVTHQLSLLDSFERVIVIDGGAVAFDGDPAAAVPAYRELVG
- a CDS encoding thiolase family protein, whose amino-acid sequence is MNPVPVLVAARRTPIGTAGHGFAALTVADLAAPVLESAVSALREAGIYEGIDDVVLGNCLGPGGDLARVAALRAGLGVEVPGVTVDRQCGSGLDAVMQAALRVRSGVDELILAGGAESASTAPWRYWPPTPGADPVRYTRAPFAPAGFPDPDMGVAADDLARVRGIGRERQDEYAARSHTLAAAADFTAEIVPVGAVARDARVRPGMTAARLARLRPSFGAAGTATAGNSCGISDGAAVVAVTTEDRAAGLPALRIVGSAVAGSDPALPGLGPVPAIRSVLRRAGRRVADLEVVEITEAFASVVLAVADELELDESLICPEGGAIAMGHPWGASGAVLLVRLASQMLRPGGPSLGLAACAIGGGQGIAVLVERVA
- a CDS encoding energy-coupling factor transporter transmembrane component T family protein, whose translation is MIGLYRPGDSIVHRTPAAVKLVLLLVTITAATVFVRTPPQLLVLAVVAAGLFALARIPWRTALAQLRPVVWMLAIIGVVQVFTTSPARAVVVCGLLLLSVALAALVTLTTRVTEMLDAVTRALGPLRRVGVDPDRIGLLLALAIRCVPVLAEIVREVADARRARGLQWSVTALVTPVLVRSLRTADAMGDALAARGVDDD
- a CDS encoding biotin transporter BioY, with amino-acid sequence MNGVEDARAPRNRVTAREMAQIAVFAALIAALGLPGAITVGFSGVPITVQTLGVILAGAVLGPRKGTAAVAVFIALTLIGLPLLSGGRTGLTALAGPSAGYLIGWIPATLFIGLLTARIVPKYPLVPALLINAVGGIVVIYFFGTLGLLLRTDIGLWPALTSNGVFLPGDLLKVVVATVVAKGVHRAYPGLISARS
- a CDS encoding baeRF11 domain-containing protein, whose amino-acid sequence is MLHTDIPTRGEIEALAAATDDWCVSIYTPTESDSANPDQNRIAFWDQVRRALDSVTDPEARAALEEEFDLHIDDAEFWRYQSRTLVTLATPTRIRTYRVPNQLNASATVGERFYLKRLLRVVTFPQSAFVLALAEGGVRLVEVTADKPAYTVRVPGLPASAADHAGKAGLGDRAPKRRVQGEEGRKMRVRQYARAIDTELRDFLAGRHVPLILAATEPIDALFRSVNSYDNLLEESIPGNPERASDQELADRSREILDRHYALHLAQLVELLNERRGEGRGATDISDLARAASAGAVDTLLVDMDASVPGSISADGAVTFGEPTATDAPGILDEISRRVLLTGGRVLAVRAADLPDGAQAAGILRYAL